Proteins from one Plasmodium cynomolgi strain B DNA, chromosome 10, whole genome shotgun sequence genomic window:
- a CDS encoding WD-repeat potein (putative) translates to MLVVLEKEKRDTKIEGLNKYIEKLKDLLGNDKLDNSITNVSSINEKKTNTLQNAVSKQDKNDLAKLTFKREDTPWPNNESSPCEPSENEDKESPNLCVSLLKIKKYFNAHDNAVLGLAYNNKVHLLATGGDDGKWKTWSVTNYELVMASQAHKKWIGDICFNKDGNILCTSGGDSKIKLWDMIKEKCVHTFKNSTGPVWSLSFHYEGFKFIEKNMNLKLFCVRIHGSDD, encoded by the exons atgttagtTGTtctggaaaaagaaaaacgggaCACGAAAATCGAAggattaaataaatatatagagAAGCTGAAAGATTTGCTAGGAAATGACAAATTAGATAATTCAATAACTAATGTTTCGTCcataaatgagaagaaaacaAATACATTGCAAAACGCTGTGTCAAAACAGGATAAAAACGATTTAGCGAAACTAACTTTCAAAAGAGAAGACACCCCTTGGCCTAATAATGAAAGTTCTCCTTGTGAACCTagcgaaaatgaagataaagaAAGTCCAAATTTATGTGTTTCCTTAttaaagattaaaaaatattttaatgctCATGATAATGCAGTGTTAGGTCTTGCATACAACAACAAAGTTCATTTGTTAGCAACCGGAGGAGATGATGGAAAATGGAAGACATGGAGCGTAACTAATTATGAATTAGTCATGGCTTCACAAgctcacaaaaaatggataggCGATATTTGCTTTAATAAGGACGGCAATATCTTGTGTACTTCTGGTGGAgattcaaaaataaaattgtggGATATGATTAAGGAAAAATGCGTTcacacttttaaaaattcaacgGGACCCGTGTGGAGTTTGTCGTTCCATTACGAAGgttttaaatttatagaaaaaaatatgaactt GAAACTTTTTTGCGTCCGCATCCATGGATCAGACGATTAG